The following is a genomic window from Miscanthus floridulus cultivar M001 chromosome 14, ASM1932011v1, whole genome shotgun sequence.
CTCAGGAGCAAACAAGAATCTGTCCCGTTGTAATAGTGATGATACTGTAGTTGTACGGTTTATAGGCTCTGCTTTGGTTGGGAAGTCAGAGACTGAAGATGCCTGTCACCATGGCCTAGTTGAACCAACTATAAACACTAAGGAGGCTTTGGATGCCATCAATGGCATGTTTATGGAGCCACTGGAACCTGAAACTATTCTCAAGAAGCGATCAAAGCGTGAGAACCCAAATTATAATCAGCAAGCAAGTGCATTTGATAtctttgttgatgatgatgaacctagtGGCAATGATACAAATATGCTCCAGAACAACAGTGTGAAGCAAGACCATACAAAATTCAGTCAGCAAACAAGAGGATTTGAGATCTTTGTTGATGAGGATGGTCCTATTGGTAGCAACCAAAATGGAACACAAAACAGGAACTCTAGAAAGGAAAACATGAAGTTAAATCAGGAACCAAGTGTGTTTGAGATCTTTGTTGATGAGGATGGCCCTAATGGCAACAACCAGAATGCGTGGCAAAACAGGAACTGTGGGAAGGAAAACATGAAGGTAAATCAGGAAAGCAGTGGGTTTGAAATCTTTGTTGATGAAAATGAGGCTAATGGCACTGTCCGGAATGCTATGTGCTACAAGAGTAATAGGTATCCTCCAAGACCATTATCTGAGTCATCTCAGCATCAAGGCGAAAGTGACTTCCAGAAGCCATTTGTTGGATGGTTTGCAATATTGCCAGATGATGAAGAACAATGTGAGGAAAGTTATGGTGGTGCTAATATAATTTCCAGAACTGTGCAGCCTACTCATGATACTAGTACTTTGCTCTGTCCAGTTCAAGGTAATTCAGGAACAAGGAATCGTGAAGGTCCTCATCCTGTGACTTCTGGGATTCGAGAAGACACTGTCATTCGTAGGTTTGTTGGATCCACTATTGATGATGAGCCTAAGGTGGAAAATGCATGCCACCATGGGTTAGTTGATCCAACTGTCAATCTAAAGGAAACAATGGATCTAAAGGAAACAACATGTTCGGAAAACCACTGAACTTCAAGGGTGAAAGAACAAAGAGGGAGACTAATGCACAGTCAGATGGAAAAGCAGCTCCAGCTTCTGGTTTCTCCATATTAGCTGATGATgacctaaaagagatctccaCCAGCAAAGCCAGTCAGAGCAATGTCTGCAGATTTGGGGATGAGAATGGTCTATTTGAACCCACAATCACCACTCGTGATGTCATGGCAGAGATCAACGATATGTTTGGAATGCCACTAGACTTGTAAGATGCATGTTTAGAGTGAACTGAATAACTCAACTGCTAGTTGGACAACTGCTTTCACCTTTCAACTCTCCCCTTGAGAAATGTGCAGTCTTGCTGATGTGAAGAGCATGGAATCAGTTCCCTTATTTGGTGCATAGATGGTGTGCATTTTCTTAAATTGTAGTCAAATGTTTATTGTTCACATTGATCAATCTTGAATATGTGGTATGTGTCTAATTTTGCCATTAAATTAAGTTGTCTAAAATATAACTGTAAAATTGCTGCTTTGTTTTTGCTAGTAACATTTCTTTAACAATTACtctgaaaatgttatgtggtttGGTGATTGTTGGTGTGAAACCTTACAGCTGCACTGTGGCACAGGTGGAGATCACATCAGAATGTTAGGATTTTCATGTCGTTCAACCTCAGAGAAATGCCGAATTACCACTTCTTGTGGAGTTGCCACTGCCAATCTACCACTAATATAATTTATCTACTCAAGTGAAGGGAAGGGGGCGTAATTTGTTACAGGCCACCAGGTGATTCCTGTGGTGTTGTAACATAACGCCGACATAGTGATTTTGGCTTACATGTTGGCTCAAAACTTTTTTTATGCTGAAAAAACTGAGACTTGTGTATTTGATGGAAATTGTAGCAAGCATGGGTGCATATGTTGCTCTTGCTCTGTTCGTTATCCATAGTTGTgctcataaaaaagaaaaaaaaaacattgtctGATGTCCATTTTAATTGTTTCAACCATTctatcatctcagcatgattagGCTGCAGTTCAAGCACAGCAAGAAAATCTTGCAATCGTGGAGCTAGAGACAAACATCACAAACATCAGATTTAGCAGATAAGTGTTGCATTGTATATGTACAGCTTCAACAGGCAGTAAATCAGAGGACTGAAGATGACGACGACGGCCTAACTGAAAGCCTTGAAACCTAGCGGCCGATGCTGAGCTGCGCCAGGCGCGCGGCGATGTCCGCCCCGTCGGGCGCCGGCGGGGCCTCCTCCATCGCCACGCGCAGCCCCGCAGCCTCTCCGCGATGCCATCGACCGCCGCGACGGGGCTAACCATCGTCGACGACGGGGAGGCGGAGATGGCCCCGCAGACGGCGGCACACGCTGCCTCGTCGGCGAAGCAGAGCGCGAACTCGGCGCCGGACTCGGGCTCCGCCCACGACAGCGTCGCGCCGTCCAGCCTCACGAAGGCGTCGCCGGGGAGGATCGGGTACACCAACACGATGCGCCCCCGGGGCCGCGGCTGCTGCTGGCACTGCTAGCCGTCGGCGTCGGGGCCCGCCGCGTACAGGACCAGGGACTGCCCCTGCGGACGGAGGAACGTGACGGCGGCGTAGGCGGCGCCGAGATTGCTCCAGtggccaccgtcgccgccgccgccgccggggaggTGGAGGACCTGCACGGGGTATGCGCCGCCGCTCGCCATCCGACCGGTTCGATCTACTGAAAATTGGTTCTATAACGTTGAAACATCACAAGAATCGGAAAATACCATCAAAAGAGCTCTGTCACGTAAAATACCATTCAAAGATGCAAACGTTAACTGAAAGTAGCATTTCATCACGTTCCGTCACCTTCGGAGCTAACGGCGTCTGTCTCAGCCTCGTCCCAGGCAGCTCGGAGCTCATTGCAACGACAACGTCGGATTCCAGCTCAAGTTGACCCACGTCGACACGGGCACGTCCTACACCAAGCTTGAGCTCCTCAGCCGCGCCATTGCCCGGAGCAAGGCCCGCGTGGCCGCGCTGCAGTCCGCCGCCGTGTCGGCGCCACCCGTGGTGGACCCGATCACAGCGGCGCGCGTCCTCGTGACGGCCAGCAGCGACGAGTACATGGTGGACCTGGCCATCGGCACGCCGCCGCTGTACTACATGGCCATCATGGACACCGGGCGACCTCGCCAACAGCTTCGGCATGgtcggcttcggccgtgggccgctGTCGCTGGTGAGCCAGCTCGGGCCGTCCAGGTTCTCCTACTGCCTCACGTCGTACCTCTCGCCGACGCCGAGCAGGCTCTACTTCGGCGTGTTCGCGAACCTCAACAGCACCAACACCAGCTCCAGGTCGCCGGTGCAGTCCACGCCGTTCGTCATCAACCCGGCGCTGCCCAACATGTACTTCTTGTCAGTCAACGGCATCAGCTTGGGGACCAAGCGCCTGCCCATCGACCCGCTGGTGTTCGCCATCAACGACGACGGCACGGGCCGCGTGCGGACTCTGCTCTCCCGTGGCCGCACCGGCGCACCGCGGCGACCGCACTGCCGATACGTCGGGTCGGTGCCGGAGAAAGGAGGAGGGCCAGGACACCGTGGAGAAGACGAGGACGACCACTTTAGCAGGGACGTCGGGTTGTTGCCAGAGAAGAAGACGAGCAGCCTTCAGCAACCAAGACGCCGGGCTGCTGCTGATGGAGAGCGAGGCAGGCCGCGCGCCGTGCAGAGGGACGCGGACTGCCGCCGGGGGGCGTGCTGAGGTGCATGTCCCGGCAGATCTTGAGGCGGGTCTGCTCTCCATCAGGGACCCCTCCATCAGCCAGTCTATGTGACTGCGTCCACTGTCCGCAATGACTTCCCCGTCCTGCGTCCTCCGGTCTTCCCTACCGCCGCTTGCCGCGCCCACCACGGGCGCGCCCCACCGAGCGGGAGGCCAGCCATAGTCGAGCCGGAGAGCCGCGTGCCGCGCGGGATGccccgccatggccacgcacGAGAGCCGCCATGGCCCAGGCAGCCGCGCGTCGCCCCCCGCCCCCGCGCGCGGTCGGTGTAGCTTGGGGCTTGCAGACAATGGCGTGCAGCAGCTTGGCGACCTGCGACGTCGCACGGGCGGGACGGCGTCGAGCCGTCGAGGGACGTAGAGCCCGACGAGAGCGCCCAGGTAGGCGTCTAAGAAGGAGACGCCGCTTCCTGCGTCGACGAGTTGGGGCTGCGCGGTGCGCGAGGGAGAGTGCGCGTCGGCGAGCATCACCGGCCTAGGCGGAAATGCCAAGTCTGGGCTCTCTGCACTGTGTTTTCTCGTTGGAATAGTGCCATGAGATGTAAAATGGACGGAGGAGATGAACGTGACTTGCTCAAGCAAAGTCACTTAATCTGGATCCATGGGCGGGGTCATCATCGACTCAGGCACGTCCATCACGTGGCTGCAGCAGGACGCCTACGAGGCCGTGCGGCGCGGGCTGGTGTCGGCCATCCCGCTGCCGGCGACGAACGACACGGACATAGGCCTGGACACGTGTTTCCATGGCTCCTGATCGTTTTTGAATTTTGAGTGCACTGAAGCCGAGTCCTCGGACGGACGCAACCAACGGCGTTAACAGCGAAAGTAACAGAGTGCTAGATTGCGGATGGAATGCTCactttcgatggtattttacgGCACGACGAACTTTTGGTGGTATTTTCCGATTCTCGCATTCTTTCGgtgctatgaaaccaattttccctTCGATCTATGGGGGTGGGACAGCGAGGAGTAGGGGAAATATTGTCGTCTGGTGCGTCTGATCTCAGCCGCTTGTTTTCCATCCGACGTTTGCGAAAAATTTTATTTAAGGTTGTGGTCTTTTGTGTGACAAATTTGCAAAATTTGTActccaatttttttttgaaacttacaacaatgttgtgactagtgtttaaacaaacgatggtaacacagattacttcccaattaaaattggactttatcaagggtcagccttaaacCCGTATTTCTTTGCCTCGGTAATGGATggggttaccaggaacatacaaggggatatcccttagTGTATGttattcgctgatgatgtagtgttagtggacgaaagccaggcgagagtaaataggaaactagaattatggcggtagacccttgagtctaaagattTTAGATTGagtagaactaaaaccgaatacatgagatacgACTTTAGCGGAGTTAtataggaggagggagatgtgagtttggaaggtcaagttgtgcctaagaaggataccttttggtacttgggatcgatgctacagagggatggagatattgatgtggACGTTAGCCattgtgggggatatgacccccggtatccacaagacaagacatgggccgcaccttcggaggtggcccagcccacaagatcaaggcatgcacggcacaggtcgacgtgcaccgcaaaatattgtatagtaccaaataggctactttccttgtaaccctaccctccagagtatataaggagaggcaggggtcccctagtcgacatccccATATAGATCCTAGGCCTAGCCCAAAGCATCTtcatacatctcatattcaatacaatacaccaaagacacaggacatagggtattacgtcaatcagatggcccgaacctgtctaaatcgctgtctctacgccttgtgtcaccatccggttcctgatcacgcgcatctccaccgatcaatctactttCGTGGGATACCCTCGAAGGaccgccgagcatcttttgtgGACAGTTGGCGCCCATCGGGAGGCTCATGCGCGCTGATCCCTAgcgaaccagatggcgtaactcaagatcaacatccttcaacAACCACGGCGCACGTCTTCGTACGCGGATTGGCACCATCAAGCTCCGACTACGTCGGTCCTACTTCAACACGAGATTAACTTTGTTCCAGCcgtcaagcgagccgctaagcaAGCTGCCcacgtcgccgaccagataacgccatacgccgccgaccagacattctgtctaaagctaggtcacgctttaatatttttctaaatattctccaatctttgtaTATCGTCGTAATGTTTCTccaagctgttttctccatgtttgctctccaaacgattttttgaacccccgaacagtcatgttgatgctcggatgtccccagagacggccatgtctccgactcctccctacacgtgcacgagcgtctgccctctgtgttataggtggtcggcagcggctccttagcgacactttgttcttcctacacgcacacgggctccgcgctccgcgttatggttaacgggctagctagggctggagactcagctacacactaactggtcggacggtttatattaaatataaatacatcttcacaccaactaatcgccgagctgcatacgctatttcatcaccattactgttttttctccagagttcatatatttttacatcatgtactacccgttctatatatttgtaatgcaggatcatcgtctaggtgatcggatcacctggtgctcggacttctccaccgatcaactagtcgaaccactaggttcatggacttcgtcgctgaccagttgatcggactgttcgtcgatcgcttctactcaatgctcacttcgccgtcgaccagtgtcggtgcgggacccacgagataccccgcaaggaagggagaagaactagcctaactaggattcttcccctgtaatcttagtagtagtattattctataatcctactaggaactctcattataaaccaactaggactctggcctcctgacaatataaaggagggcagggctccttggatggggagttcaagagaacaattgtacaacacaacactttacaatcaatccatcGCAAAGGCgaacgctgactggacgtagggctattactcgatcaaagatcgagggtccaaaccaggataaatcgactgtctcttgcgtttaccatcgagttctacatacgctgaagcccaaacatactgccccagggacccccgtggtaggctataggtggtcaaacatcgacagctggcgcgccaggtaggggctttcggcgactttgcatccgagatctcgatggacctcgacaacatgatcttctcaaagggatcaaccttcatctttggttcgtggatctgcgaggcaagtgacgatggcaagctccaaggccgtttcctcgaagattcggatcatcatcaggactttttcatTTCAGCGACAACGAtagatcagcttgccggaagattcgcgtagctcataatgtccaatccaactcggattcCGCGACTTCacacatccgattcaaactcatgTTCTGCTTCCgagacgaagtcttatccgagttcttttggaaaaccgagttcttttctaacAAAGCTCCGGAgcatgacgtcaacctatcaagaatactactcggggTACACtgagagtacttcaaagaagtcaggtcctcttccgttcggactccacaacatggcaacatcttatcagacatggcccgaaggatccacctatcccatgcttagaatgccccTGAAGGGAGCCCAAGAAggtcttgttttaaccataacatctcaagaatgcatcatccactagccaggttccattcctgaggatgacggcacccaactagtcgacgatacgacaacaacaactctaccctaccaagaaggagactcgatctgtgatcttgaaacctctactgaagttatcaacagctctagcagtacggaaatcaacgacgatgatagaacaactcacgctagagaagtattcatgattcgctgtcctcgatcaccattagtcctcccagaagcacccgacgtcagatcttcagatgaatctgaatctaacatatcaccatttatccaggggcacgatggtgagactaagagtcagaggcaagccagagagagaaagaacaaattgaaacaagggcgtcaacgccgtgctaagcagcgaaaggacacttggaccaaatatgaatcagacctagccgagtacaatagaagaaaatcagaacgagaggacgaagaaggatgagcagcgaatacaccctacgacaagatctgagaagcattagaagaactcagagcaacttcacatcccaatgaaaaacaagaacagcccCGAGACTTTCTTCGATCAACAGTCTTTAGGACACAcgatggaagggcaacatctcatgaacaggaagatcaaaatcaaaggaagtccgctttcgaaagacttggaccaagtggaagtcacaactgagagagccgaagaaatcatagtcaaaacaaccgagtcgaacaaccaaaaaaggccagaagcaaagcacctactcagacagccacgcaaaactactctcaccaagacgactgttggcaagaagggggcgcagaatcagaatatacaaaagccagaacgcacgatagattcccttgttttgcaaacagacttgcttcaatacgactacctcacaagttcaagccgtccaaccactccaagtatgatggcaagaccgaaccaaaacaatggctcaggatttactcacaatcgattgaattggccagaggagacgatgaca
Proteins encoded in this region:
- the LOC136504927 gene encoding aspartic proteinase nepenthesin-1-like; translation: MVGFGRGPLSLVSQLGPSRFSYCLTSYLSPTPSRLYFGVFANLNSTNTSSRSPVQSTPFVINPALPNMYFLSVNGISLGTKRLPIDPLVFAINDDGTGRVRTLLSRGRTGAPRRPHCRYVGSVPEKGGGPGHRGEDEDDHFSRDVGLLPEKKTSSLQQPRRRAAADGERGRPRAVQRDADCRRGAC